One Cucurbita pepo subsp. pepo cultivar mu-cu-16 chromosome LG09, ASM280686v2, whole genome shotgun sequence DNA window includes the following coding sequences:
- the LOC111801764 gene encoding pentatricopeptide repeat-containing protein At4g21190 — MAHSLVPASLSSALASNRMHTLIYSFPVISKGIESVKFSLIASASSSVVCAAKGPRPRYPRVWKTRKRIGTISKAAKLVDCVKGLSNVKEEVYGALDSFIAWELEFPLITVKKALKTLEIQREWKRIIQLTKWMLSKGQGRTMGSYFTLLNALAEDGRLDEAEELWNKLFSQHLESMPRIFFHKMISLYYERDMHDKLFEIFADMEELGVQPSMAIVTMLGNVFQKLGMLDKYEKLKKKYPPPKWEYRYIRGKRVKIRAKNLHENGSSNNGSGDFDKKEHSSTEELLEEDEITSQDSSLEDDEMSEDPDEALEDESMLLKESTFEHDFMGFGQL; from the exons ATGGCGCACTCTCTTGTTCCAGCATCGCTCTCGTCCGCCTTGGCTTCCAACCG GATGCATACTTTGATTTACTCTTTTCCAGTCATATCCAAAGGGATTGAATCTGTTAAATTTTCGTTGATTGCAAGTGCAAGCAGTTCAGTG GTATGCGCTGCAAAAGGTCCACGGCCGAGATATCCTCGGGTCTGGAAAACCAGGAAGAGGATTGGAACCATATCCAAGGCAGCAAAGCTTGTTGATTGT gTCAAGGGACTGTCTAACGTGAAAGAGGAAGTCTATGGGGCTCTTGATTCCTTCATTGCCTGGGAACTAGAGTTTCCTCTTATTACTGTAAAAAAGGCCCTGAAGACCTTAGAGATCCAAAGAGAATGGAAGAGGATAATTCAG TTGACGAAATGGATGTTAAGCAAAGGGCAAGGAAGAACAATGGGTAGCTATTTCACATTATTAAATGCCTTAGCTGAAGATGGAAGACTTGATGAAGCTGAAGAGCTTTGGAACAAATTATTTTCTCAGCATCTGGAGAGCATGCCTCGCATATTCTTCCATAAAATGATATCCCTTTACTATGAACGGGATATGCACGACAAGTTATTTGAG ATATTTGCTGATATGGAGGAACTTGGAGTTCAACCAAGTATGGCGATTGTCACTATGCTTGGAAATGTCTTCCAAAAGTTGGGTATGTtagataaatatgaaaaattgaagaagaaatatcCCCCACCGAAATGGGAATATCGTTACATAAGAGGAAAGCGCGTAAAAATACGAGCAAAGAATCTGCACGAAAATGGTAGTTCCAACAATGGTTCGGGTGATTTCGACAAAAAGGAGCATAGTTCAACAGAAGAACTGTTGGAGGAAGATGAAATAACTTCCCAAGATTCGAGTcttgaagatgatgaaatgagTGAAGACCCAGATGAAGCCTTGGAAGATGAAAGTATGTTGTTGAAAGAATCCACTTTTGAGCACGATTTCATGGGATTTGGACAATTGTAA
- the LOC111801721 gene encoding uncharacterized protein At3g49140-like isoform X1 has translation MIETALAVRFPAGANFCYSSALSHHRSAWTSEDVTNIGHASGFCRLLHSCASDVQWKRCRSLNSKSFLERNNFRKNGIHASAEHLGSASDPIKQNRRQYHPSEELVKSRSENAEDVRPTAAETSRTIIEVNSKATLMFVGLINDEVQENIIWPELPYVTDEHGNIYFQVKNTEEAMQNLTSENNFVQVLIGIDTMEMIDEINWFGPSEVDLGFEELDDEALNDEVDDDDGDGDGDGDDEDDDDEDDADDDYDADWVSVIEDEDDPNHSDETAGDWAKLETMRSSHPMHFAKKLSEAASDDPIDWMEQPPATLVIQGALRPTRREERSVIQRHLSSRHSSNSDINEAQKLEDNLENHGRIDNHGHESSSSNGLDDNIPMNEVSFYRLEMTKVQLFTGHSHPSNVEIEDLMQAQPDAIAHSAEKIISRLREGGEKTTQALKSLCWRCKGIQVEEAVINGIDSIGFDVRVCSGTQVQTLRFAFDTRATSELSAEKQLNDLLFQRMQVNLF, from the exons ATGATCGAAACTGCTCTGGCCGTGCGATTCCCCGCCGGCGCCAACTTCTGCTATTCCTCCGCTTTGTCTC ATCACCGTTCAGCTTGGACTTCGGAGGATGTAACTAATATAGGCCATGCTAGCGGCTTTTGCCGGCTTTTGCATTCTTGCGCTTCCGACGTGCAATG GAAAAGATGCCGAAGCCTTAATAGTAAGTCCTTCTTGGAAAGGAACAATTtcagaaaaaatggaattcaTGCATCGGCAGAGCATTTGGGCTCTGCGTCAGAtccaattaaacaaaataggAGACAGTATCATCCATCCGAGGAGCTCGTGAAATCAAGATCAGAGAATGCCGAGGATGTTAGACCTACTGCCGCAGAAACTAGTAGAACAATCATTGAG GTAAATAGCAAAGCAACATTAATGTTTGTGGGTTTGATTAACGATGAAGTTCAGGAAAACATTATCTGGCCAGAACTTCCTTATGTAACTGACGAACATGGAA atatttattttcaagtgAAGAATACGGAAGAGGCCATGCAAAACCTAACTTCAGAAAATAACTTTGTT CAAGTTCTTATTGGCATTGATACCATGGAAATGATCGATGAGATCAATTGGTTTGGTCCATCAGAAGTTGATTTGGGATTTGAAGAGCTTGATGATGAGGCTCTTAATGATGAagtagatgatgatgatggtgatggtgatggtgatggtgatgatgaagacgacgacgacgaggATGATGCAGATGATGACTACGATGCG GACTGGGTTTCTGTCATAGAGGATGAAGATGATCCAAATCACTCTGACGAGACAGCAGGAGATTGGGCAAAACTGGAGACAATGCGTTCTTCTCATCCAATGCATTTTGCCAAAAAGCTTTCAGAG GCTGCATCAGATGATCCTATCGATTGGATGGAGCAGCCCCCAGCAACTTTAGTGATTCAAGGGGCCTTAAGACCTACGCGCAGGGAAGAGCGTTCTGTTATCCAGAGACATCTATCCAGCCGTCACTCTAGTAACAGCGACATAAACGAGGCTCAGAAACTTGAAGATAACCTTGAGAATCATGGTAGGATTGATAATCATGGTCATGAATCTAGCTCATCCAATGGATTGGATGATAATATTCCAATGAACGAGGTTTCATTTTACCGACTGGAGATGACAAAAGTTCAGCTATTTACAGGACATTCACATCCA AGCAACGTTGAAATAGAAGACCTCATGCAGGCTCAACCTGATGCAATTGCGCACTCAgcagaaaaaattatttctcgtTTAAGAGAAGGTGGAGAAAAGACCACACAAGCGCTCAAATCTCTCTGTTGGAGATGCAAGGGCATTCAGGTTGAG GAGGCTGTAATTAATGGTATAGATTCAATTGGATTTGACGTGAGGGTTTGCTCCGGAACTCAGGTCCAAACATTGCGGTTTGCATTTGATACACGA GCAACCTCTGAGTTAAGCGCAGAAAAACAGTTGAACGACTTGCTTTTCCAGAGAATGCAggtaaatttgttttaa
- the LOC111801721 gene encoding uncharacterized protein At3g49140-like isoform X2, which translates to MIETALAVRFPAGANFCYSSALSHHRSAWTSEDVTNIGHASGFCRLLHSCASDVQWKRCRSLNSKSFLERNNFRKNGIHASAEHLGSASDPIKQNRRQYHPSEELVKSRSENAEDVRPTAAETSRTIIEVNSKATLMFVGLINDEVQENIIWPELPYVTDEHGNIYFQVKNTEEAMQNLTSENNFVQVLIGIDTMEMIDEINWFGPSEVDLGFEELDDEALNDEVDDDDGDGDGDGDDEDDDDEDDADDDYDADWVSVIEDEDDPNHSDETAGDWAKLETMRSSHPMHFAKKLSEAASDDPIDWMEQPPATLVIQGALRPTRREERSVIQRHLSSRHSSNSDINEAQKLEDNLENHGRIDNHGHESSSSNGLDDNIPMNEVSFYRLEMTKVQLFTGHSHPGIYERKPALPGTVSSFPDYVDSLWGITVQSQQHRSPHFCERYAV; encoded by the exons ATGATCGAAACTGCTCTGGCCGTGCGATTCCCCGCCGGCGCCAACTTCTGCTATTCCTCCGCTTTGTCTC ATCACCGTTCAGCTTGGACTTCGGAGGATGTAACTAATATAGGCCATGCTAGCGGCTTTTGCCGGCTTTTGCATTCTTGCGCTTCCGACGTGCAATG GAAAAGATGCCGAAGCCTTAATAGTAAGTCCTTCTTGGAAAGGAACAATTtcagaaaaaatggaattcaTGCATCGGCAGAGCATTTGGGCTCTGCGTCAGAtccaattaaacaaaataggAGACAGTATCATCCATCCGAGGAGCTCGTGAAATCAAGATCAGAGAATGCCGAGGATGTTAGACCTACTGCCGCAGAAACTAGTAGAACAATCATTGAG GTAAATAGCAAAGCAACATTAATGTTTGTGGGTTTGATTAACGATGAAGTTCAGGAAAACATTATCTGGCCAGAACTTCCTTATGTAACTGACGAACATGGAA atatttattttcaagtgAAGAATACGGAAGAGGCCATGCAAAACCTAACTTCAGAAAATAACTTTGTT CAAGTTCTTATTGGCATTGATACCATGGAAATGATCGATGAGATCAATTGGTTTGGTCCATCAGAAGTTGATTTGGGATTTGAAGAGCTTGATGATGAGGCTCTTAATGATGAagtagatgatgatgatggtgatggtgatggtgatggtgatgatgaagacgacgacgacgaggATGATGCAGATGATGACTACGATGCG GACTGGGTTTCTGTCATAGAGGATGAAGATGATCCAAATCACTCTGACGAGACAGCAGGAGATTGGGCAAAACTGGAGACAATGCGTTCTTCTCATCCAATGCATTTTGCCAAAAAGCTTTCAGAG GCTGCATCAGATGATCCTATCGATTGGATGGAGCAGCCCCCAGCAACTTTAGTGATTCAAGGGGCCTTAAGACCTACGCGCAGGGAAGAGCGTTCTGTTATCCAGAGACATCTATCCAGCCGTCACTCTAGTAACAGCGACATAAACGAGGCTCAGAAACTTGAAGATAACCTTGAGAATCATGGTAGGATTGATAATCATGGTCATGAATCTAGCTCATCCAATGGATTGGATGATAATATTCCAATGAACGAGGTTTCATTTTACCGACTGGAGATGACAAAAGTTCAGCTATTTACAGGACATTCACATCCA GGTATCTATGAAAGAAAACCAGCACTTCCTGGAACTGTCAGTAGCTTTCCGGATTATGTAGATAGTTTATGGGGCATAACTGTTCAATCCCAACAACATAGATCTCCCCACTTTTGTGAACGCTATGCTGTTTGA
- the LOC111801721 gene encoding uncharacterized protein At3g49140-like isoform X3 produces the protein MDVMSPSSWNVFHLAASSLPNVLENDDLLLILGNFKNTLLFAVLACHVQVNSKATLMFVGLINDEVQENIIWPELPYVTDEHGNIYFQVKNTEEAMQNLTSENNFVQVLIGIDTMEMIDEINWFGPSEVDLGFEELDDEALNDEVDDDDGDGDGDGDDEDDDDEDDADDDYDADWVSVIEDEDDPNHSDETAGDWAKLETMRSSHPMHFAKKLSEAASDDPIDWMEQPPATLVIQGALRPTRREERSVIQRHLSSRHSSNSDINEAQKLEDNLENHGRIDNHGHESSSSNGLDDNIPMNEVSFYRLEMTKVQLFTGHSHPSNVEIEDLMQAQPDAIAHSAEKIISRLREGGEKTTQALKSLCWRCKGIQVEEAVINGIDSIGFDVRVCSGTQVQTLRFAFDTRATSELSAEKQLNDLLFQRMQVNLF, from the exons ATGGATGTTATGTCTCCAAGTTCTTGGAATGTGTTCCATCTTGCTGCCAGCTCATTGCCTAATGTCTTGGAAAATGATGATTTACTGCTCATACTcggaaattttaaaaatacactCCTCTTTGCTGTACTAG cATGCCATGTTCAGGTAAATAGCAAAGCAACATTAATGTTTGTGGGTTTGATTAACGATGAAGTTCAGGAAAACATTATCTGGCCAGAACTTCCTTATGTAACTGACGAACATGGAA atatttattttcaagtgAAGAATACGGAAGAGGCCATGCAAAACCTAACTTCAGAAAATAACTTTGTT CAAGTTCTTATTGGCATTGATACCATGGAAATGATCGATGAGATCAATTGGTTTGGTCCATCAGAAGTTGATTTGGGATTTGAAGAGCTTGATGATGAGGCTCTTAATGATGAagtagatgatgatgatggtgatggtgatggtgatggtgatgatgaagacgacgacgacgaggATGATGCAGATGATGACTACGATGCG GACTGGGTTTCTGTCATAGAGGATGAAGATGATCCAAATCACTCTGACGAGACAGCAGGAGATTGGGCAAAACTGGAGACAATGCGTTCTTCTCATCCAATGCATTTTGCCAAAAAGCTTTCAGAG GCTGCATCAGATGATCCTATCGATTGGATGGAGCAGCCCCCAGCAACTTTAGTGATTCAAGGGGCCTTAAGACCTACGCGCAGGGAAGAGCGTTCTGTTATCCAGAGACATCTATCCAGCCGTCACTCTAGTAACAGCGACATAAACGAGGCTCAGAAACTTGAAGATAACCTTGAGAATCATGGTAGGATTGATAATCATGGTCATGAATCTAGCTCATCCAATGGATTGGATGATAATATTCCAATGAACGAGGTTTCATTTTACCGACTGGAGATGACAAAAGTTCAGCTATTTACAGGACATTCACATCCA AGCAACGTTGAAATAGAAGACCTCATGCAGGCTCAACCTGATGCAATTGCGCACTCAgcagaaaaaattatttctcgtTTAAGAGAAGGTGGAGAAAAGACCACACAAGCGCTCAAATCTCTCTGTTGGAGATGCAAGGGCATTCAGGTTGAG GAGGCTGTAATTAATGGTATAGATTCAATTGGATTTGACGTGAGGGTTTGCTCCGGAACTCAGGTCCAAACATTGCGGTTTGCATTTGATACACGA GCAACCTCTGAGTTAAGCGCAGAAAAACAGTTGAACGACTTGCTTTTCCAGAGAATGCAggtaaatttgttttaa